From Litoribacterium kuwaitense, a single genomic window includes:
- a CDS encoding S26 family signal peptidase has protein sequence MISLCSPFQMSICCVSDHRRMSKDSRSIGRIDQDQVIGEAQYVYWPIKNFHLAP, from the coding sequence ATGATTTCGTTGTGCAGCCCGTTTCAGATGAGTATTTGTTGTGTTAGCGATCATCGCCGTATGAGTAAAGATTCGCGGTCGATTGGACGAATAGATCAAGACCAGGTGATTGGAGAGGCGCAATATGTCTATTGGCCGATCAAAAATTTCCACCTGGCA